The following proteins are co-located in the Vicugna pacos chromosome 3, VicPac4, whole genome shotgun sequence genome:
- the LOC140690852 gene encoding L-amino-acid oxidase-like isoform X1, translating into MCTCHSTLSNSVPPCLWLQSKVLSRWPPDSRTPLPSLTAQEYLIKVGNLSLGAVQMIGDLLNTDAGYYLAFWETLRDLVSFQEPRLDEITGGFDQLPQALHAALLPGTVQLHSPAELVESFGDQVHITYRTPDPLRPRARLTADYVIVAIPAKAVRLLRFQPPLSRGKEDALRSIHYSSATKVILACTQRFWEREGIFGGKSSTDRPSRFIFYPSHVFPNGTGVILASYTVDDDSSFFDAMDLAQAVDVVLDDLAAVHDLPKEELRALCPYSAIKHWSQDPHSMGGYAFFTPYQYVDCAQELCKPEGRVHFAGEHTALPHGWIDTAIKSGLRAAQSIQQAVGLALTKGRSNPKETHSKMEL; encoded by the exons ATGTGCACCTGCCATTCCACTCTGTCCAATTCTGTTCCTCCCTGTCTCTGGCTGCAAAGCAAGGTTCTGTCACGTTGGCCTCCTGACAGTCGAACTCCCCTGCCTTCTCTCACTGCGCAGGAATACCTGATCAAGGTGGGAAACCTGAGCCTCGGGGCCGTGCAGATGATCGGGGACCTGCTGAATACAGATGCTGGCTACTACCTGGCCTTCTGGGAGACCCTGCGTGACCTTGTCTCCTTCCAGGAGCCCCG gttagatgaaatCACTGGGGGCTTTGACcagctcccccaggccctgcatgCTGCCCTCTTGCCTGGGACAGTCCAGCTCCACTCTCCCGCAGAGCTGGTGGAGTCCTTCGGAGACCAAGTCCACATCACCTACCGAACACCTGACCCCCTGCGACCCAGGGCACGTCTGACTGCTGATTACGTGATTGTGGCCATCCCAGCCAAGGCTGTCCGGCTCCTCCGTTTCCAGCCCCCTCTCTCTCGAGGCAAGGAGGATGCGCTGCGATCCATTCACTACAGCAGTGCCACCAAAGTGATCCTGGCCTGCACACAACGTTTCTGGGAGCGCGAAGGCATCTTTGGGGGCAAGTCCAGCACTGACCGGCCTTCCCGCTTTATCTTCTACCCCAGCCATGTCTTCCCCAATGGCACAGGGGTCATCCTGGCCTCCTATACTGTGGACGATGACTCCTCTTTCTTTGATGCCATGGACCTCGCCCAGGCAGTCGATGTCGTCCTGGACGACCTGGCTGCAGTCCATGACCTCCCCAAAGAGGAGCTGCGGGCCCTGTGCCCCTACTCTGCCATCAAGCACTGGAGCCAGGACCCCCACTCCATGGGCGGCTACGCCTTCTTCACTCCCTACCAGTATGTGGACTGTGCCCAGGAGCTCTGCAAGCCAGAGGGGCGGGTCCACTTTGCCGGTGAgcacacagccctgccccatGGCTGGATTGACACGGCCATCAAATCGGGGCTCAGGGCCGCGCAGAGCATCCAACAGGCTGTGGGCTTGGCTTTGACAAAGGGCCGAAGTAACCCAAAAGAAACTCACTCCAAAATGGAGCTATAG
- the LOC140690852 gene encoding L-amino-acid oxidase-like isoform X2, with the protein MIGDLLNTDAGYYLAFWETLRDLVSFQEPRLDEITGGFDQLPQALHAALLPGTVQLHSPAELVESFGDQVHITYRTPDPLRPRARLTADYVIVAIPAKAVRLLRFQPPLSRGKEDALRSIHYSSATKVILACTQRFWEREGIFGGKSSTDRPSRFIFYPSHVFPNGTGVILASYTVDDDSSFFDAMDLAQAVDVVLDDLAAVHDLPKEELRALCPYSAIKHWSQDPHSMGGYAFFTPYQYVDCAQELCKPEGRVHFAGEHTALPHGWIDTAIKSGLRAAQSIQQAVGLALTKGRSNPKETHSKMEL; encoded by the exons ATGATCGGGGACCTGCTGAATACAGATGCTGGCTACTACCTGGCCTTCTGGGAGACCCTGCGTGACCTTGTCTCCTTCCAGGAGCCCCG gttagatgaaatCACTGGGGGCTTTGACcagctcccccaggccctgcatgCTGCCCTCTTGCCTGGGACAGTCCAGCTCCACTCTCCCGCAGAGCTGGTGGAGTCCTTCGGAGACCAAGTCCACATCACCTACCGAACACCTGACCCCCTGCGACCCAGGGCACGTCTGACTGCTGATTACGTGATTGTGGCCATCCCAGCCAAGGCTGTCCGGCTCCTCCGTTTCCAGCCCCCTCTCTCTCGAGGCAAGGAGGATGCGCTGCGATCCATTCACTACAGCAGTGCCACCAAAGTGATCCTGGCCTGCACACAACGTTTCTGGGAGCGCGAAGGCATCTTTGGGGGCAAGTCCAGCACTGACCGGCCTTCCCGCTTTATCTTCTACCCCAGCCATGTCTTCCCCAATGGCACAGGGGTCATCCTGGCCTCCTATACTGTGGACGATGACTCCTCTTTCTTTGATGCCATGGACCTCGCCCAGGCAGTCGATGTCGTCCTGGACGACCTGGCTGCAGTCCATGACCTCCCCAAAGAGGAGCTGCGGGCCCTGTGCCCCTACTCTGCCATCAAGCACTGGAGCCAGGACCCCCACTCCATGGGCGGCTACGCCTTCTTCACTCCCTACCAGTATGTGGACTGTGCCCAGGAGCTCTGCAAGCCAGAGGGGCGGGTCCACTTTGCCGGTGAgcacacagccctgccccatGGCTGGATTGACACGGCCATCAAATCGGGGCTCAGGGCCGCGCAGAGCATCCAACAGGCTGTGGGCTTGGCTTTGACAAAGGGCCGAAGTAACCCAAAAGAAACTCACTCCAAAATGGAGCTATAG
- the LOC116279809 gene encoding adenylate cyclase type 1-like has translation MRTGPARPAAGRQAAAGVRLGLAGREEWDDMERVKLDNKRVLFNLPPAYVTQHFLMSSPQSTVLYCQSCSQVEVTLTSIPKFNDFYIQLDDSNMGVQCLRPLNETIADLGEAARRPEHPPRRGPQYRSAPGLPDELLCGQAGYVYALLYVKSGDGSQHPA, from the exons atgcgcactggccctgcacgcccggcagctggacgtcaggctgcggCTGGAGTACGTCTcggcctcgcag GCAGAGAGGAGTGGGACGACATGGAGAGGGTGAAACTGGACAACAAGAGGGTCCTCTTCAACCTCCCGCCGGCCTATGTCACCCAGCACTTCCTCATGTCCAGTCCCCAGAGCACG GTCCTCTACTGCCAGTCCTGTTCGCAGGTGGAGGTCACGCTCACCTCTATCCCCAAGTTCAACGACTTCTACATCCAGCTGGATGACAGCAACATGGGGGTGCAGTGTCTGCGCCCCCTGAATGAGACCATCGCTGACTTGGGTGAG GCCGCCCGCCGGCCGGAGCATCCTCCGAGGAGGGGACCCCAGTACCGCAGCGCCCCTGGCCTTCCCGACGAGCTGCTGTGTGGACAGGCGGGTTATGTGTATGCCTTACTCTACGTGAAGTCTGGAGATGGGTCCCAGCACCCTGCGTGA